The Limanda limanda chromosome 21, fLimLim1.1, whole genome shotgun sequence genome contains the following window.
CTGGTGGTATAGTCTGTACTTTCCCCTCGTCGACTTCTTCTTCCTGAGGCACCAGGGCAACAAATCGTGGTGGGAGGTTTCGGCGGGAGATGCAACGGCACAGAGCGAACACGTCCCTCTCGCTACACTTAGTCAGCAAGGCGGAGAACAGACATGcacttcctgaggaggagaaaacaaaatgtgtaaGAGCTCAGTGAACAAACAAGTTAGTGGGCCAGCTCTATAAGACACTTGATTACTACATATAGTATATTGAGAAATAACCATCTATATTTTGAAATGAACTCATGTTTGGAAAATTGGGtctgaacattttctggagtGTGCCTTTCACATATTAAGAAGACTGCGGGAGATTGTCAGATCACAACAACAGGGACATTTGTGGAACATTCAGTCAAAAGATGGCAAAACTACACAGTACCTTTAACCTGATCCTCTTCgggatagaggaagagagaaggccGGACACGGTGATGCAGTTTCAGACTCTCCATGGGTTTGAATCCGATTAGAATCAGTCCTGGATCATCAAACTTCTTGATGGCATCCACCTCATCCCTCTCCATCACTATCTTCTTTTTACCATACACCTGcagcagatacacacaaacagagcaatGAGAGAAATCACTGAATAAATCCTCTGATGTGCAATGCAATCATCCACTAGATTAGCATCACATTTAGTCTGGTCTGACCTGGGCTTTCTTGATGTCACTGGGCAGCAGCAGGCTGCCGGTCTGGGTGTGGAAGGTGCGGGTTTTGCTGCGGACTGGCTCGTTGGTTTCCCTGTAAAGTTTGATGGCTCCAGGTTTTCGGGTCGTCACGGCATTTGCATAAATCCCCACGGCTACTTTTAGGTCCTCACCCAGACACAGTTTTAACCTAAGGATGGcagaaaggaggaaagaaaagacagatcaGTACGTtttacaaaaaggaaaaaggactAGATAAAACAACAGGATGCAGGGTAGgattcaaatataaatgtgtcACTTATCTCTACCTTGCCATcgctctcttcttctgctccttgGCGCGCACCCTCTTCTTGAGGTCCTCCATTTTTTGACACGGCTCCAGCTGCAACGCCAACTCGCTCTCGTCCTCTGGTGGACTCACAATGTCACGAAAGAATATCGAGACGTCGAAACCACCAGGTTTCATCAGGTGCATTAAATCAATGACAACACCTAAGGAAAAAAAGGATGAGTCAGGTAAGATTTCACAGGTTGAAGATGCCTACAGCTCCAGTTTCAAATAACACATTCTAGACTGGAGGCTGGTTGTTTTCATCtagaagggggtcatgtgataaaAGCATGACAAATCAGCGAAGGCTTTGTTAGGGCCGAAAACACCCAATTGTTTTAATATGTCTCTATTTCTACCCGTCTTGACTAAAACGCAGAGTCAGaagcgtttccaaacttctccattTTAGCGGCTGTAAAACTCCAGAGTAGTGTGGACTCCAGGCGTAGCAGAGCTGATAGTTGTATGGATTTGGCCTTTAATGTAATATCATTGCAGTCACTTCTTGTCCTGTCACATGGTTGGACAAACATCTACGCATACAGTACATAAAAGGTATTACAGATGGATGTAAAAGCCTTCACTTCAGACCCACCTGTTTCTTTGAGGTCACTGGCTTTGGTGCGAGCCTGTCGATCCTTCGTACTGTCGCCTCCATGAGGTTCATCCCTGCAGGTGAAGATCATGAGTCTCTTGTGTGAGAGGCGAAGCTTGATGTCACTGTAGAGGTTGCTGCAGCACCACAGCGCGTCACCTAATGATGTCTCTCCACTGCCCATGGTCTCTGCTGCGAGCTTTGCACCTTTCGCCTCCCGCAGAGCGTCCACGTCCTGCACTCGCTTTGCACCTACGGAAAAGGGAAATGGAAAGGAAACATGTAAGAAGACcagtgaggaaaaacagaaagactATGTATCGATGGAAATAATTAGCTTATCAGATATTAATGAAGGAAGGCTAAAAATCTGCATTGTAGTTCAGGAAATAGTTGATTTCTTACAGTACTTGAATTTGCTACACATGCAGATATATTACAAAAATGAACTGCAAATTAATGTTAATTTTAAGCTCTATTTTCCTTTGTAAAATAACTTGTAATAACAGTTTAAAGGTTACAAAGTTACATTTTCTATCGCTACACATTTGCGATTGCAGAAAAGCACCTACTACACTCTAAAATCTGACCATGTGTTAGTTAAAAAATTCAGAATCTCACCAGGTTCATCGAGGTCGTGGTAAACATACACGTGCTTGAATGAGTTCCTGGGGTTCTTGCTTTGTTCTGTGCCGTAGAAAACTAGAGCCACCAGGTCCCTGTGACTGCTAATGATCTTACTGGTGTACACACTGCGCACCACCTACATGAAGAGAAGACAGACACTTATTATCATGAGACTAATGAATGGAGTGGGACATTAACTcataaaaataactaataatGTAATTATATAATACTGATATGCAGCAGAAGCTCTATTTTTGTTACAATTTCGGATTGTTAAAAAATCCTTTCCAACAAATAACTTGATAAATTACGCTAAAGATTCCCTTTCGCCAACTATACTGTGTCAATGCATACATAAAATCTGAAATCACTTCCTCACAGTTCTTGTCATGTCTATGCATGTTAAAATCCAGATAATAATcttaataatttataaatagTTTCAGCAGTTATAATACAGGACACCTGTTATACCATTAGTGACTAAAATAAGTGGTCCCCTTACCTGCATGGTCATGTCAAAGTTGGAGGGCTGTCCGTCTTCTCCTTTGATGAACATTTCCTTGGAGGCATCGATCAAGAACACCAAGCTGTCTCTTCCTGTGATTTTGTAATCTcctaacaaagacagagagcCCAGTTTGTTTTGGTTTAGCTTCAAGAGGTCAGATATTGATAACTGTTAATATCAGACGCCATTTGTTTAacaattatattaaaatgttaaattacatGGTGAAATGTAGTGAAATGCCGATCCTGTATTATCTACAGCTTGGATGAAACAACAAGGCTGCTGTCATCTCACCCTCAGCttgctctccttcctcctgttcttcctcctcatcctcattgtGGTAGAAGGCTTTCCACTCGGCCATcagggctgctgctgtcacaggaTTTGAGAGCAGGAAAGAGCTTGAATACTGTTCAGTCATTTGATACTTAAACTGTGTTGCAGCGTTTGGACAATATCAGTTATGACTGAAGGCTTCAAatccagcttttattttgacaggaaatccacttcctgttgcaAAGGCAGCCTGGCTTCATACACAAACAAGACTAAACATAAACGATAAAGAATGGGAGGGTAATGGGGGAATTAAACCAGCAAGAGACACAACAGTGAAGcatcctgttttcatttcccACTTCAAATGAATAATCCTCCTTTGTAATGACGCACATCATGAGTTAGCTTAGCCAGTGTGCTGGGTCAGGATCAACCTCCGAGTTTTGATTGCAGctaaatttttattattaaggTGCAACATGATTGTCGGTATTGATAAGACAATAACACTACTTTGCTGCGCTCCTTCTGAACTTTCAGCAAATGCATTAATACTTAAACCGACTTAGTGAAGCGCTAACTTAATAAGAGAGCAACTCTGTAAACGCTGCTATGTTTAATCAGTACGTGATTCGTGTTCAGCTGCAGCCATGCACTgtgtagctagctagcttagccTCTAGTTAGCCACTGTTCATCTCTTTAGGTTTTGACGTCGCTTCCTTACTGTCTGTATGTTGCTAACTGAGCACACtaactatatatataaacggCCTGAACAGATTTACAACACAAGCATTTAGTGAACTGCACAGAAACTTACTGCTGCGCTTCTCTCTTGCCGCTTCACAAGTCCGGACTAGTTTAGTTTCAATGGCTGGCGCTGTCAGACAGGGgagcgcgcacgcacacacgtcGAACGACGCGTCTCGTCGTCTATTGGACACTTACGCTGAGCAAAGATACTGACCAATCGTAGGGAGGTAGGCGGGACTTACGTTTGCGGAGAGGCTCGTCCCCGGAAGTAAACAGAGTGACTCCACGCTGCATTGACGgatgtgttattgtttatagTCACAGTGACACAGCGTCCCTGGGTATCACCGCCGGACTGACTTAACTTTTCATGACATTTTTCACTTCAAATCGTCCATCTTATAGTTTTATAATCGTAGCAGCTACAGCCAtacgttt
Protein-coding sequences here:
- the xrcc6 gene encoding X-ray repair cross-complementing protein 6, coding for MAEWKAFYHNEDEEEEQEEGEQAEGDYKITGRDSLVFLIDASKEMFIKGEDGQPSNFDMTMQVVRSVYTSKIISSHRDLVALVFYGTEQSKNPRNSFKHVYVYHDLDEPGAKRVQDVDALREAKGAKLAAETMGSGETSLGDALWCCSNLYSDIKLRLSHKRLMIFTCRDEPHGGDSTKDRQARTKASDLKETGVVIDLMHLMKPGGFDVSIFFRDIVSPPEDESELALQLEPCQKMEDLKKRVRAKEQKKRAMARLKLCLGEDLKVAVGIYANAVTTRKPGAIKLYRETNEPVRSKTRTFHTQTGSLLLPSDIKKAQVYGKKKIVMERDEVDAIKKFDDPGLILIGFKPMESLKLHHRVRPSLFLYPEEDQVKGSACLFSALLTKCSERDVFALCRCISRRNLPPRFVALVPQEEEVDEGKVQTIPPGFNVIFLPYADDIRTLDTPQFPSASQTQVDKMKEIVSKLRFKYRSDAFENPVIQQHFRNLEALALDMMAPEDTDDLIMPKVDQIDDRLGPLVQEFKDLVYPSYYNPDSKPAAKRKTANTEGAAEKKPKLEVSEDELKAHVQNGTLGKLTVPVLKEACKQFGVRTTGTKKQELIDALVARLG